CCGCCACGTGGGTGAGGGCGGATGACAGGGGTATGTTTACCAATATGGTGCCGAACCCCATGGGAAGCAGCAGGTTGGGCTCGTACTTTTTGACCACGGCGAGATAGATCAGTATAAGTCCGACCGCCATCATGATCGCCTGTTGCGGAGTGAACTGGCTCAATGACTGAAAGATGGTTTCCATGTCGTAGCCTCCCATTTTTTTACCCCGATTATATAACAGGACGGCCCGAAGGGATCCGTTCAAGCATACAGGGGAGAGTTTCTTGACCCGATGGAACATTCTTACTATACTAAGATCGGTTTGAATACCATTATTCGTGAGGCGCCGATGGAAAATCGGCAAGGGGAAATAACATCCTAAAGGAGGTTGTGTAATGCGCAAGTTTTTAACAGCGTTGATGGTCGTCGGCGTTTTGGTGATGTCCGTGGCGGGTGCCGCATCCGCCAAGACCTTCGTGTCCCTGGCGACCGGTGGAACCGGTGGAACCTATTACCCCGTGGGGGGCGGACTGGCCGACCTTATCTCCCGTCATCTGCCGGACGTGCAGATGACCTCCGAGACGGGCAACGCGTCTGTGGCCAACCTCAATCTCATTGGAACCCACGAGATAGAGATGGCCTTCGTGCAGAACGACGTGGCCTACTGGGCCTATAACGGAGAGCGTATGTTCAAGACTCCCTACAAGAACATTCGTCTCGTGGCCTCTCTCTATCCCGAGCACATCCAGTGCATAACCCTCAAGGGCTCCGGCGTCAAGGAGATAATGGACATCAAGGGCAAGAGGGTCTCCGTGGGAGCCCCCGGTTCGGGAGTCCAGGGCGACGTCTCCGCCATCCTTCAGGTTGCCGGAATCAAGTATGCCGACATGAACACCGATTTCCTCGATTTCAACAACACCACCCAGCGCTTCAAGGACGGGCAGCTTGACGTCGGTTTCGTGACAGCCGGTTATCCCACCTCGTCCATCATGGACCTGGCCACCCTTCACGACATCGACCTCGTCTCCTTCAGCGACAAGTTCATGGAGGATCTGACCGGAACCTTCAGCTACTTCGTCAAGAGCTCTATCCCCGCCGGCACCTATAACGGCGTCGACCACGATACCCCCACTCCCGCCGTCATGGCCATGTGGGTCTGCGATGCCGATCTGCCTGAGGATCTTATCTACAAGATCACCAAGACCTTCTGGGAGAACGTCGAGGAGATGCACAAGGTCCATGCCAAGTGCAAGCTCTTCACCCTCGATACCGCCACCGCCGGTGCCTCCGTTCCTGTCCATCCCGGAGCCGCCAAGTTCTACAAGGAAGCGGGGATTTCCGTTCCGGATCTGAAGTAATATATCTCGATACGTATTCCGTCGATAGAGGAGGCGGGGCCGCCAGTGTCCTACAGTATCTGGAGCTTTTTTCCATGGTCAGAGGCCTCAACGAAGATCTTGAATTAAAGGTCGACGAGCTGACGAGGTCGGAGAGA
This is a stretch of genomic DNA from Dethiosulfovibrio faecalis. It encodes these proteins:
- a CDS encoding TAXI family TRAP transporter solute-binding subunit, whose translation is MRKFLTALMVVGVLVMSVAGAASAKTFVSLATGGTGGTYYPVGGGLADLISRHLPDVQMTSETGNASVANLNLIGTHEIEMAFVQNDVAYWAYNGERMFKTPYKNIRLVASLYPEHIQCITLKGSGVKEIMDIKGKRVSVGAPGSGVQGDVSAILQVAGIKYADMNTDFLDFNNTTQRFKDGQLDVGFVTAGYPTSSIMDLATLHDIDLVSFSDKFMEDLTGTFSYFVKSSIPAGTYNGVDHDTPTPAVMAMWVCDADLPEDLIYKITKTFWENVEEMHKVHAKCKLFTLDTATAGASVPVHPGAAKFYKEAGISVPDLK